A genomic window from Silvibacterium dinghuense includes:
- a CDS encoding acyl carrier protein — protein MQSQTIQDRVLKVIATSKRIPIETVGPDSSFEALNIDSLDRLNILFDLESEFEIEINDEQAKQVKNVQEMIEGVTLLVKAKDSSPAAE, from the coding sequence TTGCAGAGTCAAACGATCCAAGATCGAGTTCTGAAAGTCATCGCGACCTCGAAGCGCATTCCAATAGAAACTGTCGGGCCTGACAGCAGCTTCGAGGCCCTCAATATTGATTCGCTCGATCGTCTCAACATCCTTTTTGACCTTGAGAGCGAGTTTGAAATCGAGATCAACGACGAGCAGGCCAAACAGGTCAAGAACGTCCAAGAGATGATCGAAGGCGTCACCCTTCTGGTCAAGGCGAAGGACTCTTCGCCAGCCGCTGAATAA
- a CDS encoding beta-ketoacyl-[acyl-carrier-protein] synthase family protein → MHRVVITGTGVVSALGRNTAEFCQSLFSGTSAIRELLSVDTAQLRFKHGAEIRDYTPEKHFETKDIAFMDRFAQFAVLAAREAISHAGIAWSQELRETTAVITGSCLGGKFAEESGYWELFHNGRNRVQPLTIPLSMSNAGASHIGMQFGIEGPTYTVSTACASSTHAIGQAFWMVRSGAAPMAIAGGSEAPFFLGGLKAWEAMRVISKDTCRPFSAERSGMVLGEGAAMLVLETLDAALARGARPIAEIVGFGMSADASHITQPLATGPSRAMRLALRDGGLAPEQIGYINAHGTATEANDRIETAAIRSTFGSHADKLAVSSTKSMHGHALGAAGALEAVASALSLKHGMLPPTANFLTPDPACNLDVVPNEVRVASVEACLSNSFAFGGLNAVLAFKAL, encoded by the coding sequence GTGCATCGCGTCGTCATTACCGGAACCGGCGTGGTCAGCGCCCTCGGCAGGAACACGGCCGAATTCTGCCAGTCCCTGTTCTCAGGCACATCCGCCATCCGCGAGCTCCTCAGCGTGGATACCGCGCAGCTCCGCTTCAAGCACGGTGCAGAAATCCGGGACTATACGCCCGAAAAGCACTTCGAGACGAAAGACATCGCATTCATGGACCGCTTCGCGCAGTTTGCGGTCCTTGCTGCCCGCGAGGCGATCTCGCATGCCGGCATCGCATGGAGCCAGGAGCTGCGGGAGACGACAGCTGTCATTACCGGCTCCTGCCTGGGCGGAAAATTTGCAGAGGAAAGCGGCTACTGGGAGCTTTTCCATAATGGCAGGAATCGCGTTCAGCCGTTAACGATCCCGCTCAGCATGAGCAACGCCGGCGCCAGCCATATCGGCATGCAGTTCGGCATCGAAGGCCCCACCTACACCGTTTCCACGGCATGCGCCTCTTCCACCCACGCGATCGGCCAGGCCTTCTGGATGGTCCGCTCCGGTGCTGCTCCCATGGCCATTGCCGGAGGCAGCGAGGCGCCGTTCTTCCTTGGCGGCCTCAAGGCGTGGGAGGCCATGCGCGTCATCAGCAAGGACACCTGCCGTCCCTTTTCAGCCGAACGCAGCGGGATGGTGCTTGGGGAAGGCGCGGCCATGCTCGTGCTCGAAACGCTGGACGCCGCACTCGCTCGCGGAGCTCGCCCAATCGCCGAAATCGTCGGCTTCGGCATGTCCGCGGATGCCAGCCATATCACTCAGCCCCTCGCGACCGGACCCAGCCGCGCCATGCGCCTTGCTCTGCGCGACGGCGGCCTCGCTCCTGAGCAGATTGGCTATATCAATGCTCACGGAACCGCCACCGAGGCGAATGACCGTATCGAAACCGCGGCCATTCGCAGCACATTCGGTTCCCACGCCGACAAGCTGGCGGTCAGCTCGACAAAATCCATGCACGGTCATGCTCTCGGTGCTGCCGGCGCGCTCGAAGCCGTTGCGAGTGCCCTCAGCCTCAAGCACGGCATGCTCCCCCCCACGGCCAACTTCCTCACACCCGACCCTGCCTGCAATCTGGACGTAGTACCTAATGAAGTCCGCGTAGCCTCCGTGGAAGCCTGCCTCTCGAATTCTTTCGCCTTTGGCGGCCTGAATGCCGTGCTGGCCTTCAAAGCGCTCTAG
- a CDS encoding NAD-dependent epimerase/dehydratase family protein translates to MPTLVTGASGFLGGRLAEVLARQGEQVIVLARTNSDLRHLSAFLGNQVQVVRGGLTDNGPVMQAVREATHIFHCAAASTDWAAAQVYLESNVRGTETLLAAAREARRLERFVHVSTTDVYGYPQVPCSEAGALQDVGLPYNRTKILAEEAVWRAQESGLPVTVIRPATIYGPRGKAFVSDIADLLRKGQMAYIGGGRATGGFLYVDNAVDAMLAAARSPHTEAKAYNLTDGTGATWRDYVTALAEGLGCKHPWINLPYATAMVLAAAMEAPYHWVKALPGRPLLTRHAVFLLGRDQEYPSDKAREEFGFASRVSLEEGITRSVAWWKGLS, encoded by the coding sequence ATGCCAACGCTCGTAACCGGGGCGAGCGGTTTTCTCGGTGGACGGTTGGCGGAGGTCCTGGCGCGTCAAGGGGAACAGGTGATCGTCCTGGCCCGGACGAATTCCGATCTGCGCCATCTTTCCGCGTTCCTGGGAAACCAGGTGCAGGTGGTGCGGGGAGGGCTGACGGACAACGGTCCGGTGATGCAGGCCGTTCGCGAGGCTACCCATATCTTTCACTGCGCGGCGGCCTCGACGGACTGGGCTGCCGCGCAGGTTTATCTCGAAAGCAACGTCCGGGGCACGGAGACGCTGCTGGCCGCGGCGCGCGAAGCGCGCCGGCTCGAACGGTTTGTCCATGTGAGCACGACGGATGTCTATGGGTATCCGCAGGTGCCGTGCTCCGAGGCAGGCGCGCTGCAGGATGTGGGCCTTCCGTACAACCGGACGAAGATTCTGGCGGAAGAGGCCGTCTGGCGCGCGCAGGAAAGCGGGTTGCCGGTAACGGTCATCCGTCCGGCAACCATCTATGGTCCTCGCGGGAAAGCCTTTGTGAGCGATATCGCGGATTTATTGCGAAAAGGGCAGATGGCTTATATCGGCGGAGGACGGGCGACGGGTGGATTCCTGTACGTCGATAACGCAGTGGACGCGATGCTTGCCGCAGCGAGGAGCCCGCATACCGAAGCGAAGGCCTATAACCTGACGGATGGAACCGGGGCGACCTGGAGAGACTACGTCACCGCCCTGGCCGAGGGGCTGGGCTGCAAGCATCCCTGGATCAACCTGCCCTATGCCACTGCCATGGTGCTGGCTGCCGCAATGGAAGCACCCTATCACTGGGTGAAGGCGCTACCGGGGCGTCCGCTGCTGACCCGGCACGCTGTTTTTCTCCTGGGACGGGATCAGGAGTACCCGAGCGACAAAGCGCGAGAGGAGTTCGGCTTTGCCTCGCGGGTGTCCCTGGAAGAGGGAATCACCCGTTCGGTGGCGTGGTGGAAGGGCTTGAGCTAG